In one window of Mycteria americana isolate JAX WOST 10 ecotype Jacksonville Zoo and Gardens chromosome 24, USCA_MyAme_1.0, whole genome shotgun sequence DNA:
- the COMP gene encoding cartilage oligomeric matrix protein isoform X1, whose product MISALAFVFLLCLSCRFSSCQQRRAGGEVGPEMLEEMRETNRVLMEVRDLLKQQIKEITFLKNTVMECDACGMHTEATGPLITVTQFNRCLPNSCFPGVACTETGTGFRCGPCPPGYSGNGSQCTDINECNANPCFPKVQCINTVPGFRCDPCPPGFTGQMVEGVGLAYARANKQVCTDINECETGAARNCVPNSICINTRGSYKCGACKPGFVGDQVTGCKSQTVRRCPNGEISPCHEKAQCIVERDGSISCVCLVGWAGNGYVCGKDTDIDGVPDEKQRCSDKKCRKDNCVTVPNSGQEDADRDGIGDACDDDADGDGILNAEDNCMYTRNADQRNADKDNFGDACDNCRQVKNNDQRDIDGDGRGDECDDDMDGDGIKNTVDNCVRVPNADQKDGDGDGVGDVCDSCPTVSNPDQKDTDHDLVGDVCDTNQDSDGDGHQDTRDNCPSVPNSSQVDTDNDGLGDECDDDDDNDGIPDEKPPGPDNCRLVPNPGQEDSDGDGVGNVCEDDFDKDMVIDRIDVCPENAEVTLTDFRAFQTVVLDPEGDAQIDPNWIVLNQGMEIVQTMNSDPGLAVGYTAFNGVDFEGTFHVNTATDDDYAGFIFGYQDSSSFYVVMWKQMEQTYWQANPFRAVAEPGIQLKAVKSKTGPGEYLRNSLWHTGDTTDQVKLLWKDPRNSGWKDKTSYRWFLQHRPQVGYIRARFYEGPEVVADTGVVLDTTMRGGRLGVFCFSQENIIWSNLRYRCNDTIPEDYETFRVQQD is encoded by the exons ATGATTTCAGCTCTagcctttgtttttctcctctgcctctcttgtCGTTTTTCATCATGTCAGCAGAGAAGAGCAg gaGGTGAAGTTGGGCCAGAAATGCTGGAAGAGATGAGAGAAACTAACCGTGTGCTAATGGAAGTTCGAGACTTGTTGAAACAGCAG ATTAAGGAGATAACATTCCTGAAGAATACAGTCATGGAGTGTGATGCCTGTG GCATGCACACCGAGGCGACAGGCCCTCTCATCACCGTGACACAATTTAACAGATGCCTCCCAAACTCCTGCTTCCCTGGAGTGGCCTGCACTGAGACCGGCACTGGCTTCCGCTGTGGACCCTGTCCCCCAGGTTATTCAGGCAATGGGTCACAGTGCACAGATATCAATGAG TGCAATGCAAACCCCTGCTTCCCGAAGGTCCAGTGCATTAACACTGTCCCTGGCTTCCGCTGTGATCCCTGCCCTCCCGGCTTCACTGGGCAAATGGTTGAAGGAGTTGGACTAGCTTATGCCAGGGCCAACAAACAG GTTTGTACCGACATCAATGAATGTGAGACAGGTGCTGCCAGAAATTGCGTTCCAAACTCCATCTGCATCAATACACGG GGATCCTACAAGTGCGGGGCTTGTAAACCTGGCTTTGTTGGGGATCAAGTCACTGGCTGCAAGAGCCAGACAGTGAGACGCTGTCCTAATGGTGAAATTAGTCCATGTCACGAGAAAGCACAGTGCATCGTGGAGCGCGACGGGTCCATCTCCTGCGTG TGCCTcgtggggtgggcagggaacGGCTACGTCTGTGGGAAGGATACGGACATTGATGGAGTCCCTGATGAGAAGCAACGCTGCTCTGACAAAAAATGCCGCAAG gaTAACTGCGTGACTGTCCCCAACTCTGGCCAAGAGGATGCAGACAGGGATGGAATTGGAGATGCTTGTGACGATGATGCTGACGGAGATGGGATATTAAATGCTGAG GACAACTGCATGTACACCCGCAATGCAGACCAGCGCAATGCAGACAAGGATAACTTTGGTGATGCCTGTGACAACTGTCGCCAAGTGAAGAACAATGATCAACGGGACATTGATGGCGATGGGAGGGGAGACGAGTGTGACGATGACATGGATGGAGATG GGATCAAAAACACAGTGGACAACTGCGTAAGAGTTCCTAACGCTGATCAAAaagatggtgatggtgatggagTAGGAGATGTGTGTGACAGCTGCCCAACAGTCAGTAACCCAGACCAG AAAGATACTGATCACGATCTAGTGGGAGACGTCTGTGACACCAACCAGGACAG TGATGGGGATGGCCACCAAGATACACGGGATAACTGCCCATCAGTGCCCAACAGCTCCCAGGTGGACACAGACAACGACGGGCTGGGAGATGAATGTGATGATGATGACGACAATGATGGGATTCCAGACGAGAAACCTCCAGGTCCCGACAACTGTCGGCTTGTCCCTAACCCTGGCCAAGAAGACTCAGACG GTGATGGTGTGGGAAACGTTTGTGAAGATGACTTTGACAAAGACATGGTGATTGACAGAATTGATGTGTGCCCAGAGAACGCAGAAGTGACACTAACAGACTTCAGGGCTTTCCAGACGGTTGTATTGGACCCTGAGGGTGATGCACAGATTGACCCCAACTGGATTGTCCTCAACCAG GGCATGGAAATTGTCCAGACCATGAACAGCGATCCTGGCCTGGCTGTAG GTTACACGGCATTCAATGGAGTGGACTTTGAGGGCACGTTCCATGTCAACACTGCCACAGATGATGATTATGCTGGCTTCATATTTGGCTACCAGGACAGTTCCAGCTTTTATGTGGTCATGTGGAAGCAGATGGAACAGACATACTGGCAGGCAAACCCCTTCCGAGCAGTAGCAGAACCTGGAATTCAACTGAAG GCAGTGAAGTCTAAAACAGGCCCAGGTGAGTATCTCCGCAATTCTCTCTGGCACACCGGAGACACCACAGATCAGGTCAAACTGCTGTGGAAAGACCCTCGCAATTCTGGCTGGAAGGACAAGACATCTTACCGCTGGTTCCTGCAACATCGTCCTCAAGTCGGATACATCAG AGCTCGCTTCTATGAAGGCCCTGAAGTAGTAGCAGACACTGGAGTTGTCCTTGATACAACTATGCGAGGAGGCCGCCTGGGAGTCTTCTGCTTCTCCCAAGAGAACATTATTTGGTCAAACCTGCGTTACCGCTGCAACG ACACCATTCCAGAAGATTATGAAACATTTAGAGTTCAGCAAGACTAA
- the COMP gene encoding cartilage oligomeric matrix protein isoform X2, with protein sequence MHTEATGPLITVTQFNRCLPNSCFPGVACTETGTGFRCGPCPPGYSGNGSQCTDINECNANPCFPKVQCINTVPGFRCDPCPPGFTGQMVEGVGLAYARANKQVCTDINECETGAARNCVPNSICINTRGSYKCGACKPGFVGDQVTGCKSQTVRRCPNGEISPCHEKAQCIVERDGSISCVCLVGWAGNGYVCGKDTDIDGVPDEKQRCSDKKCRKDNCVTVPNSGQEDADRDGIGDACDDDADGDGILNAEDNCMYTRNADQRNADKDNFGDACDNCRQVKNNDQRDIDGDGRGDECDDDMDGDGIKNTVDNCVRVPNADQKDGDGDGVGDVCDSCPTVSNPDQKDTDHDLVGDVCDTNQDSDGDGHQDTRDNCPSVPNSSQVDTDNDGLGDECDDDDDNDGIPDEKPPGPDNCRLVPNPGQEDSDGDGVGNVCEDDFDKDMVIDRIDVCPENAEVTLTDFRAFQTVVLDPEGDAQIDPNWIVLNQGMEIVQTMNSDPGLAVGYTAFNGVDFEGTFHVNTATDDDYAGFIFGYQDSSSFYVVMWKQMEQTYWQANPFRAVAEPGIQLKAVKSKTGPGEYLRNSLWHTGDTTDQVKLLWKDPRNSGWKDKTSYRWFLQHRPQVGYIRARFYEGPEVVADTGVVLDTTMRGGRLGVFCFSQENIIWSNLRYRCNDTIPEDYETFRVQQD encoded by the exons ATGCACACCGAGGCGACAGGCCCTCTCATCACCGTGACACAATTTAACAGATGCCTCCCAAACTCCTGCTTCCCTGGAGTGGCCTGCACTGAGACCGGCACTGGCTTCCGCTGTGGACCCTGTCCCCCAGGTTATTCAGGCAATGGGTCACAGTGCACAGATATCAATGAG TGCAATGCAAACCCCTGCTTCCCGAAGGTCCAGTGCATTAACACTGTCCCTGGCTTCCGCTGTGATCCCTGCCCTCCCGGCTTCACTGGGCAAATGGTTGAAGGAGTTGGACTAGCTTATGCCAGGGCCAACAAACAG GTTTGTACCGACATCAATGAATGTGAGACAGGTGCTGCCAGAAATTGCGTTCCAAACTCCATCTGCATCAATACACGG GGATCCTACAAGTGCGGGGCTTGTAAACCTGGCTTTGTTGGGGATCAAGTCACTGGCTGCAAGAGCCAGACAGTGAGACGCTGTCCTAATGGTGAAATTAGTCCATGTCACGAGAAAGCACAGTGCATCGTGGAGCGCGACGGGTCCATCTCCTGCGTG TGCCTcgtggggtgggcagggaacGGCTACGTCTGTGGGAAGGATACGGACATTGATGGAGTCCCTGATGAGAAGCAACGCTGCTCTGACAAAAAATGCCGCAAG gaTAACTGCGTGACTGTCCCCAACTCTGGCCAAGAGGATGCAGACAGGGATGGAATTGGAGATGCTTGTGACGATGATGCTGACGGAGATGGGATATTAAATGCTGAG GACAACTGCATGTACACCCGCAATGCAGACCAGCGCAATGCAGACAAGGATAACTTTGGTGATGCCTGTGACAACTGTCGCCAAGTGAAGAACAATGATCAACGGGACATTGATGGCGATGGGAGGGGAGACGAGTGTGACGATGACATGGATGGAGATG GGATCAAAAACACAGTGGACAACTGCGTAAGAGTTCCTAACGCTGATCAAAaagatggtgatggtgatggagTAGGAGATGTGTGTGACAGCTGCCCAACAGTCAGTAACCCAGACCAG AAAGATACTGATCACGATCTAGTGGGAGACGTCTGTGACACCAACCAGGACAG TGATGGGGATGGCCACCAAGATACACGGGATAACTGCCCATCAGTGCCCAACAGCTCCCAGGTGGACACAGACAACGACGGGCTGGGAGATGAATGTGATGATGATGACGACAATGATGGGATTCCAGACGAGAAACCTCCAGGTCCCGACAACTGTCGGCTTGTCCCTAACCCTGGCCAAGAAGACTCAGACG GTGATGGTGTGGGAAACGTTTGTGAAGATGACTTTGACAAAGACATGGTGATTGACAGAATTGATGTGTGCCCAGAGAACGCAGAAGTGACACTAACAGACTTCAGGGCTTTCCAGACGGTTGTATTGGACCCTGAGGGTGATGCACAGATTGACCCCAACTGGATTGTCCTCAACCAG GGCATGGAAATTGTCCAGACCATGAACAGCGATCCTGGCCTGGCTGTAG GTTACACGGCATTCAATGGAGTGGACTTTGAGGGCACGTTCCATGTCAACACTGCCACAGATGATGATTATGCTGGCTTCATATTTGGCTACCAGGACAGTTCCAGCTTTTATGTGGTCATGTGGAAGCAGATGGAACAGACATACTGGCAGGCAAACCCCTTCCGAGCAGTAGCAGAACCTGGAATTCAACTGAAG GCAGTGAAGTCTAAAACAGGCCCAGGTGAGTATCTCCGCAATTCTCTCTGGCACACCGGAGACACCACAGATCAGGTCAAACTGCTGTGGAAAGACCCTCGCAATTCTGGCTGGAAGGACAAGACATCTTACCGCTGGTTCCTGCAACATCGTCCTCAAGTCGGATACATCAG AGCTCGCTTCTATGAAGGCCCTGAAGTAGTAGCAGACACTGGAGTTGTCCTTGATACAACTATGCGAGGAGGCCGCCTGGGAGTCTTCTGCTTCTCCCAAGAGAACATTATTTGGTCAAACCTGCGTTACCGCTGCAACG ACACCATTCCAGAAGATTATGAAACATTTAGAGTTCAGCAAGACTAA